The following proteins come from a genomic window of Dongia rigui:
- a CDS encoding BufA1 family periplasmic bufferin-type metallophore — protein MNRRTASLALAGSLLTALAIASAPSRADEAKEKCFGVALAGQNDCASAGGNSCAGQSKADYDKAAWKLVPKGSCETTMIKLPDGTERAGSLKPIES, from the coding sequence ATGAACCGCCGTACCGCGTCGCTGGCTTTGGCCGGCTCGTTGTTGACTGCTCTTGCGATCGCCAGCGCCCCTTCCCGGGCCGACGAGGCAAAGGAAAAGTGCTTTGGTGTGGCGCTCGCCGGCCAAAATGATTGCGCCTCGGCCGGCGGGAATTCCTGCGCCGGCCAGTCAAAGGCCGATTACGACAAGGCCGCCTGGAAACTGGTGCCCAAGGGCTCATGCGAAACCACCATGATCAAGCTGCCGGATGGCACCGAGCGCGCTGGTTCCCTGAAGCCTATCGAATCCTGA
- a CDS encoding MFS transporter codes for MNGALIARALGPFAAGYFTSYLFRVVNAAISDDLVKELSLSNTDLGLMTSMYLYGFVLFQLPLGLLLDRFGPRLVQTGLLLLAALGAALFALGNNTVELAGARLLIGVGLGGCLMSAFKANAMWLPPERLALGNSAVVTFGGLGFLAGTYPANLAADLIGWRALFFILVGFTLAVTATIYFLVPKRDDDHHPLAFRAQLKGYADIFRDGIFWRVTPMVAAISGTFIAVQTLWATRWMVDVAGLERHAAGQQLMILGLAFAVGSLSTGFIADAAQRRGIALKFIVGAAFALYAAAQLAMIFALPIALPVIWLVYGFTGQAANLGYATLGAHFGRQLAGRAQSAANLMLFLASALFQSSIGWALDHLSLSMPKADAYAIALGTLLCLQVLAFTWYAAGRYALVQRATAGR; via the coding sequence ATGAACGGCGCCCTCATTGCCCGCGCACTGGGGCCCTTCGCCGCCGGCTATTTCACCTCCTATCTCTTTCGCGTCGTGAATGCGGCGATCTCGGATGATCTGGTGAAAGAGCTCTCGCTCAGCAACACCGATCTCGGCCTCATGACGTCGATGTATCTCTACGGCTTCGTGCTGTTCCAATTGCCGTTGGGGTTGCTGCTCGACCGCTTCGGTCCGCGGCTGGTGCAGACCGGGCTGCTGCTGCTGGCGGCCTTGGGCGCGGCATTATTTGCACTGGGCAACAACACCGTCGAACTTGCCGGTGCGCGGCTCCTCATCGGTGTCGGGCTCGGCGGCTGCCTGATGTCGGCCTTCAAGGCCAATGCCATGTGGCTGCCGCCGGAACGGCTGGCATTGGGGAATTCGGCGGTCGTGACCTTCGGTGGGCTCGGCTTCCTGGCTGGCACCTATCCTGCCAATCTGGCGGCCGACCTCATCGGCTGGCGCGCCCTGTTCTTTATCCTTGTTGGCTTCACACTGGCGGTCACAGCGACGATATATTTCCTGGTGCCAAAGCGCGATGACGACCATCATCCCCTCGCGTTCCGTGCCCAATTAAAAGGCTACGCCGATATCTTCCGCGACGGCATTTTCTGGCGCGTGACACCGATGGTGGCGGCCATCTCGGGCACCTTCATCGCCGTCCAGACATTATGGGCGACGCGCTGGATGGTCGATGTGGCTGGCCTGGAGCGGCACGCTGCCGGCCAGCAATTGATGATCCTGGGATTGGCCTTTGCCGTGGGGTCGCTGTCGACAGGCTTCATCGCCGATGCCGCCCAGCGGCGTGGCATCGCACTCAAATTCATCGTCGGCGCCGCTTTCGCCCTTTATGCAGCAGCGCAGCTGGCGATGATCTTTGCGCTGCCCATCGCCCTGCCCGTGATCTGGCTGGTCTATGGCTTCACCGGTCAGGCGGCCAATCTGGGCTATGCGACGCTCGGCGCGCATTTCGGGCGCCAGCTCGCGGGACGCGCACAATCGGCTGCCAACCTGATGCTGTTTCTGGCATCGGCGCTGTTCCAGTCATCGATCGGCTGGGCACTCGACCATCTGTCGCTCAGCATGCCCAAGGCCGACGCCTACGCCATAGCCCTTGGCACCTTGCTGTGCCTGCAGGTACTGGCTTTCACCTGGTATGCCGCCGGCCGCTATGCGCTGGTTCAGCGGGCGACCGCCGGCCGCTGA
- a CDS encoding TSUP family transporter, with the protein MSFAATLLAVIAAVLATSFLSGIFGMLGGLILLGLLLLVLPVPAAMSLHAVTQMTSNGWRALLWYRLILWRVMPGYILGSGIAFAIFTWISFQPPTAWVYIGMGVVPMIAVLVPAHIAPDIRRPYASTVLGFVVMSVQLISGVAGVLVDIFFFRTDLDRRQIVATKAFSQLVGHVYRLIYFTLIATQGEVVSEVPLWVFGVAIVTAMVGATLARVVLDRLTNRAFLMWTRGLGVAIGAVYLGHGIYQLLHSG; encoded by the coding sequence GTGAGCTTTGCCGCCACCCTTCTTGCCGTGATCGCCGCCGTGCTCGCCACGTCGTTCCTCTCCGGCATTTTCGGCATGCTGGGCGGGCTCATCCTCCTTGGCCTGCTGCTGCTCGTTCTTCCCGTGCCCGCGGCGATGAGCCTCCATGCTGTGACACAGATGACCTCCAACGGCTGGCGCGCTTTGCTGTGGTACCGTCTCATCCTGTGGCGCGTCATGCCGGGCTATATCTTGGGCTCTGGGATCGCCTTTGCGATCTTCACCTGGATCAGTTTCCAGCCGCCCACCGCCTGGGTCTATATCGGCATGGGGGTCGTGCCGATGATCGCCGTGCTGGTGCCAGCCCATATCGCCCCTGACATCCGCCGCCCCTATGCCTCGACCGTCCTCGGCTTCGTGGTGATGAGCGTGCAGCTGATCTCGGGCGTCGCCGGTGTGCTGGTCGACATTTTCTTCTTCCGCACCGATCTCGACCGGCGCCAGATCGTCGCCACCAAGGCGTTCAGCCAGTTGGTCGGCCATGTCTACCGCCTCATCTATTTCACCCTCATCGCCACCCAGGGCGAGGTCGTTTCCGAGGTGCCGCTTTGGGTCTTTGGCGTCGCCATCGTCACCGCCATGGTGGGCGCCACGTTGGCGCGCGTCGTGCTGGACCGCCTCACCAACCGCGCCTTCCTGATGTGGACCCGGGGGCTGGGCGTGGCCATTGGGGCGGTCTACCTCGGCCACGGCATCTACCAGCTGCTCCATTCCGGCTAG
- a CDS encoding lytic murein transglycosylase: protein MGQIMVSAAVQAHCSRQGKRLVSAALLTGLLTGCAAQPTQPPVVTAPTAPEPAPTPAAPAASAVPDFTQITQTTCPANAASYQEWVARFGAYALHQGEPEPVIRTAFAGVTENPKIRDRAGKQAEFVTPVWTYLDRAVSAERVAKGQAKLPEVRAIASDVERDYGVPPAILMGIWGIETDFGNNFGDVNVFEALSNVGYGTSRKAFACTELLSALKIVDRGHVQPAQMIGSWAGAMGHSQFLPSNYLTVAVDRDGSGAPDLWTSMPDVFASTANHLVRDGWQRGLTWGFEVKLPQGFPYQEAELDIEKPAAHWQQRGVRTIDGQPLPALPGNTSILVLAGYKGPAFLVTKNFKTILKYNYSTSYALSVAYLGQRVMGGPGVKATWPVDEPLLSLDEREELQQRLIDRGLLGGSADGVIGLKTRKAIRAFQLQVGLPADGFATKAFLEELRRRTSS, encoded by the coding sequence ATGGGGCAGATCATGGTTTCGGCGGCGGTTCAGGCGCATTGCAGCAGGCAGGGAAAGCGCCTTGTCTCGGCAGCCTTGCTCACCGGCCTGCTGACCGGCTGCGCCGCACAGCCGACGCAACCGCCCGTGGTGACAGCACCAACCGCGCCGGAACCCGCACCAACCCCTGCGGCACCTGCTGCATCTGCCGTCCCCGATTTCACCCAGATTACCCAGACCACCTGCCCGGCCAATGCCGCGAGTTACCAGGAATGGGTGGCGCGTTTTGGCGCCTATGCACTGCATCAGGGCGAACCGGAACCGGTCATCCGCACGGCGTTTGCGGGCGTCACCGAAAACCCGAAGATCCGCGACCGCGCTGGCAAGCAAGCCGAATTTGTGACACCGGTCTGGACCTATCTCGACCGCGCCGTGTCGGCTGAACGCGTCGCCAAGGGCCAGGCGAAACTCCCCGAGGTGCGCGCCATCGCCAGCGATGTCGAGCGCGACTACGGCGTGCCGCCGGCGATCCTCATGGGCATCTGGGGCATTGAGACGGATTTCGGCAACAATTTCGGCGATGTGAATGTCTTCGAAGCGCTCTCGAATGTGGGCTACGGCACCAGCCGCAAGGCGTTCGCCTGCACAGAGCTTCTCTCGGCCTTGAAGATCGTCGATCGCGGCCATGTACAGCCTGCCCAGATGATCGGCTCCTGGGCCGGCGCCATGGGCCACAGCCAGTTCCTGCCCTCGAACTACCTCACCGTCGCGGTTGATCGCGATGGTTCGGGCGCCCCGGATCTCTGGACGTCGATGCCCGACGTCTTTGCCTCGACCGCCAATCACCTGGTGCGCGATGGCTGGCAGCGCGGCCTCACCTGGGGCTTCGAGGTGAAATTGCCGCAAGGCTTCCCCTATCAGGAGGCGGAACTCGACATCGAGAAGCCGGCCGCCCATTGGCAGCAGCGCGGTGTCCGGACGATCGACGGCCAGCCGCTGCCGGCACTCCCCGGCAATACCTCGATCCTGGTGCTGGCGGGCTATAAGGGCCCGGCCTTCCTGGTGACGAAGAACTTCAAGACCATCCTCAAATACAACTACTCGACCTCCTACGCGCTGTCGGTCGCCTATCTCGGCCAGCGCGTCATGGGCGGTCCGGGCGTCAAGGCGACGTGGCCGGTCGATGAGCCGCTGCTGTCGCTCGACGAGCGGGAGGAACTGCAACAACGCCTGATCGATCGCGGTCTTTTGGGTGGCAGTGCCGATGGCGTCATCGGCCTGAAGACCCGCAAGGCGATCCGAGCCTTCCAACTGCAGGTCGGTCTCCCGGCCGATGGATTCGCGACCAAGGCGTTTCTCGAGGAACTGCGCCGGCGCACGTCAAGCTGA
- the yajC gene encoding preprotein translocase subunit YajC, whose amino-acid sequence MFISEAYAQAAGAAPGASDMITSFLPLVLIFVVFWFLMIRPQQKRMKEHRALVAAAKKGDKVVTNGGILGTITKAVDGENDVEVEIAAGVKVRVLRSAIQDVLNRTLPTGKGGKAVEAKGEAKSEGANDA is encoded by the coding sequence ATGTTCATTTCAGAAGCTTACGCACAGGCCGCGGGTGCCGCTCCGGGTGCCAGCGACATGATCACCAGCTTTCTGCCGCTGGTCCTCATCTTCGTTGTCTTCTGGTTCCTGATGATCCGCCCGCAGCAGAAGCGCATGAAGGAACATCGCGCGCTCGTCGCCGCGGCGAAGAAGGGTGACAAGGTTGTCACCAATGGCGGCATCCTCGGTACCATCACGAAGGCCGTCGATGGCGAGAATGATGTCGAAGTCGAGATCGCCGCTGGCGTGAAGGTGCGTGTGCTGCGCTCGGCCATCCAGGATGTGCTCAACCGCACCCTGCCGACGGGCAAAGGCGGCAAAGCCGTCGAAGCCAAGGGCGAAGCGAAGTCCGAAGGCGCCAACGACGCCTGA
- a CDS encoding DMT family transporter, producing the protein MSDGAASQSTKGTLLVTAAAICWSLGGLIARQIQTEAWVTVGWRGAIAAVALLIFLLIRDGRGTWTHFRNMGAGGIGVAICFAAASISFVIALQHATVALILVVQSTAPLIAGLLAWIWMRERLGLARIVAMAVAFGGILLMVAKAEGHADLLGMSLSGVIAVSFAVATVLTRRFAHVRMTPATCLGTAIMGVIGFSLAGELAFEVTGSDLFYLFLFGAVQLAIGLILFTTGARLIPAAKAALISLVETVLGAFWVFVFLGENPGIYALYGGILVVGAVAGNTLYDQRRAQRQPLNAA; encoded by the coding sequence ATGTCTGATGGGGCCGCTTCGCAAAGCACCAAGGGCACGCTGCTGGTGACAGCAGCAGCCATCTGCTGGAGTCTCGGTGGACTCATCGCGCGCCAGATTCAGACCGAGGCCTGGGTGACGGTCGGCTGGCGGGGCGCCATCGCCGCCGTGGCATTGCTGATCTTTCTCCTCATCCGCGATGGGCGCGGGACCTGGACGCATTTTCGCAATATGGGCGCGGGCGGAATCGGTGTGGCGATCTGCTTTGCCGCCGCGTCGATCTCCTTCGTCATCGCGCTGCAACACGCGACCGTGGCGCTGATCCTGGTGGTGCAGTCGACGGCACCGCTGATTGCCGGGCTCCTCGCCTGGATTTGGATGCGCGAACGTTTGGGACTTGCGCGTATCGTCGCCATGGCCGTGGCCTTTGGCGGCATTCTGCTGATGGTGGCCAAGGCCGAAGGCCATGCCGATTTGCTCGGCATGTCGCTCTCCGGCGTCATTGCGGTGAGCTTTGCGGTGGCCACCGTGCTCACGCGCCGCTTTGCCCATGTGCGCATGACGCCGGCCACGTGCCTTGGCACCGCGATCATGGGCGTCATCGGCTTCAGCTTGGCAGGCGAGCTGGCGTTCGAGGTGACGGGCAGCGACCTCTTCTATCTGTTCCTGTTCGGCGCGGTACAACTTGCAATCGGCCTCATCCTTTTCACTACCGGTGCGCGCTTGATCCCCGCTGCCAAGGCGGCCCTCATCTCGCTCGTGGAAACAGTGCTGGGCGCCTTCTGGGTGTTCGTTTTCCTGGGCGAGAATCCCGGCATCTATGCCCTCTATGGCGGGATACTGGTGGTGGGTGCCGTGGCCGGCAACACGCTTTATGACCAGCGCCGCGCGCAGCGGCAGCCACTCAACGCCGCATGA
- the bufB gene encoding MNIO family bufferin maturase, whose amino-acid sequence MTLQPDIAAARGPVPAKAGIGLRSAHYADLLTDPHRVAWVEVHPENFMCAGGPQHRVLGKVRDHCALSFHGVGLSLGGTARPDPAHLGRLADLMRRYEPACFSEHLAWSEHGGQFLNDLLPLPYTHETLDRVVAHVDEVQGCLGRRLLIENPSLYLSFDGNDMAETDLLSELVRRTGCGLLLDINNVFVSANNLDYDPRGYLAAYPLQCVGEIHLAGYRAETDADGTEVLIDTHGSLVAGPVWDLYRHVVAQTGPLPTLIEWDQDLPSWDVLRGEAARAQAILNTHAGNAHVAA is encoded by the coding sequence ATGACGCTGCAGCCCGACATCGCGGCGGCGCGTGGCCCGGTCCCGGCGAAAGCCGGGATCGGCCTGCGTTCGGCGCATTATGCCGATCTGCTGACCGATCCCCACCGCGTCGCCTGGGTCGAGGTGCATCCCGAGAACTTTATGTGTGCCGGCGGACCGCAGCATCGCGTTCTCGGCAAGGTCCGGGATCATTGTGCGCTGTCCTTTCACGGTGTCGGCCTGTCGCTGGGCGGAACCGCGCGCCCGGACCCGGCCCATCTTGGGCGCCTCGCCGATCTCATGCGGCGCTATGAACCGGCTTGCTTTTCCGAGCATCTCGCCTGGTCCGAGCATGGCGGTCAGTTCTTGAACGACCTGCTGCCGCTCCCCTACACCCACGAGACGCTCGACCGGGTTGTGGCCCATGTCGATGAAGTGCAGGGATGTCTCGGACGCCGGCTGTTGATCGAGAATCCATCGCTCTATCTCAGCTTCGATGGCAACGATATGGCTGAGACAGATCTGCTCTCTGAACTGGTGCGTCGCACCGGCTGCGGCCTGTTGCTCGATATCAACAATGTCTTCGTTTCGGCCAATAATCTTGATTACGACCCGCGCGGGTATCTCGCAGCCTATCCGTTGCAGTGTGTGGGCGAGATCCATCTGGCCGGGTATCGCGCCGAAACGGATGCAGACGGCACCGAGGTCCTGATCGATACCCATGGCTCCCTGGTGGCCGGCCCGGTTTGGGATCTCTATCGCCATGTCGTGGCACAGACCGGCCCGCTGCCGACCTTGATCGAATGGGACCAGGATCTGCCGTCCTGGGATGTGCTGCGCGGCGAAGCCGCGCGGGCGCAAGCGATTCTGAACACCCATGCCGGAAACGCCCATGTTGCCGCGTGA
- a CDS encoding DoxX family protein: MPFNRLIDFFSRVPMDLIALLARLGIAVVFLRSGLLKLDGWDNGNTLALFQYEYQLPLIPPQLAAPMAMAMELAMPMFLFAGLGTRFAALALLCMTAVIEIFVYPGAFDTHAVWAVSLLFLIKNGAGHVSLDHLIATRTGQRPAVAR; encoded by the coding sequence ATGCCTTTCAACCGACTGATCGACTTCTTTTCGCGCGTCCCGATGGATTTGATCGCGCTGCTGGCGCGGCTTGGCATCGCCGTCGTCTTTCTGCGTTCCGGCCTGCTGAAGCTCGATGGCTGGGACAACGGCAATACGCTGGCGCTGTTCCAATATGAATACCAGCTGCCGCTCATCCCGCCGCAGCTCGCGGCGCCCATGGCCATGGCGATGGAACTTGCCATGCCGATGTTCCTCTTCGCGGGTCTCGGCACGCGCTTTGCTGCCTTGGCCTTGCTCTGCATGACGGCGGTGATCGAGATCTTCGTTTACCCCGGTGCTTTCGACACTCATGCCGTCTGGGCGGTGTCGCTGCTGTTCCTCATCAAGAACGGTGCCGGGCATGTCTCGCTCGACCACCTGATCGCGACGCGCACAGGTCAGCGGCCGGCGGTCGCCCGCTGA
- a CDS encoding LysR substrate-binding domain-containing protein: protein MTPSLKGLKAVEAALRLGSFVAAAAELNVTQTAISRLVKLVEGQIGQILFERHANSLIPTPAGRSLAPLLDDAFRRLEAAVDSVRRTALPGLSVAAGPTFAMRWLIPRLQHFQRQHPGIEVRLVTAIDDHVTLRQDWAATVRLSTAPLPGFIAEKLFSAALFPVAAPVVAQGIGRLADLQHNTLLEVAHAPQEWPRWLAMSGLDPARFRRRLSFDYSTYAIQAALDGLGVALVRAPYVQDDLAAGRLVRLFDLALSDPGRAWHLIYRAEALSDPAFVAFRDWLLSEVERSEAAKED from the coding sequence ATGACACCGTCTCTCAAAGGATTGAAAGCAGTCGAGGCTGCTTTGCGCTTAGGCAGCTTCGTGGCTGCGGCAGCGGAACTCAATGTCACCCAGACCGCCATCAGCCGGCTGGTGAAACTGGTCGAGGGGCAGATCGGGCAGATCCTGTTCGAGCGCCACGCCAATTCCCTCATTCCCACGCCGGCGGGTCGGAGCCTCGCGCCATTGCTCGACGACGCCTTTCGGCGGCTGGAGGCAGCGGTCGACAGCGTGCGGCGAACCGCTTTGCCTGGGCTGTCGGTCGCGGCTGGCCCGACCTTCGCCATGCGCTGGCTGATCCCACGCCTGCAGCATTTTCAGCGCCAGCATCCAGGCATCGAGGTGCGGCTGGTCACCGCGATCGACGATCACGTCACCTTGCGCCAGGATTGGGCGGCAACAGTCAGGCTTTCAACAGCCCCTCTGCCCGGCTTCATCGCCGAGAAACTGTTCAGCGCGGCGCTCTTTCCAGTGGCCGCCCCGGTCGTCGCACAGGGCATCGGCCGGCTTGCCGACCTGCAGCACAACACGCTGCTGGAAGTGGCACACGCACCGCAGGAATGGCCGCGCTGGCTGGCGATGAGCGGACTGGACCCGGCGCGTTTTCGCCGCCGCCTCTCCTTCGACTATTCGACCTACGCGATTCAGGCGGCACTCGATGGCCTCGGCGTCGCCTTGGTCCGCGCACCCTATGTGCAGGACGATCTTGCGGCCGGCAGGCTGGTGCGGCTGTTCGATCTGGCCCTCAGCGATCCGGGCCGTGCCTGGCACCTCATCTACCGGGCCGAGGCCCTCAGCGACCCCGCCTTCGTGGCCTTTCGCGACTGGCTGCTCTCGGAAGTGGAGCGCAGTGAAGCAGCCAAGGAAGATTAG
- the secD gene encoding protein translocase subunit SecD — protein MLQFSKFKITLILAVLLVGLYTALPNVFGAAHIDKLPAWLPARTVSLGLDLQGGSHLLYEVDTAALVRGKLDATEDGIRAALREKKLGYTDLSVKADRVTLKLRDLGAIEIAREALAKATIGMQLDIAADGSVAAYFNDTSLAEIKKRAVEQSIEIISKRIDQTGTKEPTIIRQGEDRIVVQVPGLGDPQRLKGLIGKTAKMEFKLVDEVAESTGNGPPTSIQLPVVEKDGTPGQKLWIKRPVMVSGETLTDAQQSFEGGMPVVSFKFDSVGARKFGDATKANIGKRFAIILDNQIISAPKINDAILGGAGIISGNFTVETARDLSILLRAGALPAPLTVLEERTVGADLGADSIEAGKRACLIAIVFIAVAMVVLYGLFGIFANLAMVLNGVLMLGFLSAIGATLTFPGIAGMVLTLGMAVDANVLILERVREEMRNGRSPVNAMEAGYREAQATIFDANVTHAISTMFLFAFGSGPIKGFAITLLIGIVSSVFTAVVVTRLMTSIWLRRARPKALPL, from the coding sequence ATGCTGCAGTTTTCAAAGTTCAAGATAACGCTGATTTTGGCGGTGCTGCTGGTCGGTCTCTACACGGCCCTGCCCAATGTCTTCGGCGCGGCGCATATCGACAAGCTGCCGGCCTGGCTGCCGGCCCGCACCGTCAGCCTCGGCCTCGATCTGCAGGGCGGTTCGCATCTGTTGTACGAGGTCGATACGGCGGCTCTGGTGCGGGGCAAGCTGGACGCAACCGAGGATGGCATCCGCGCCGCCCTGCGTGAAAAAAAGCTCGGCTACACCGATCTCAGCGTCAAGGCTGACCGGGTGACGCTGAAGCTGCGCGATCTGGGTGCCATCGAAATCGCCCGTGAGGCGCTGGCGAAAGCCACGATCGGCATGCAACTCGATATCGCTGCCGATGGGTCGGTTGCGGCCTACTTCAATGATACTTCCCTGGCCGAGATCAAGAAGCGCGCCGTCGAACAGTCGATCGAGATCATCTCGAAGCGCATCGACCAAACGGGCACCAAAGAACCAACGATCATCCGTCAGGGTGAGGATCGCATTGTCGTACAGGTTCCTGGACTCGGTGATCCGCAGCGATTGAAGGGATTAATCGGCAAGACTGCCAAGATGGAGTTCAAGCTTGTCGACGAGGTAGCGGAATCGACTGGCAATGGTCCGCCGACGTCGATCCAGCTTCCCGTTGTCGAGAAGGATGGAACCCCGGGGCAGAAACTCTGGATCAAGAGACCGGTCATGGTCTCCGGCGAAACCCTCACCGATGCACAGCAGAGCTTTGAAGGTGGCATGCCGGTGGTTTCGTTCAAGTTTGACTCGGTCGGCGCGCGCAAATTCGGCGATGCGACCAAGGCGAATATCGGCAAGCGTTTTGCGATCATTCTCGACAATCAGATTATCAGCGCGCCAAAGATCAATGACGCCATCTTGGGTGGCGCCGGCATCATCAGCGGTAACTTCACCGTCGAAACAGCCCGTGATCTTTCCATCCTGCTGCGCGCCGGCGCCCTGCCGGCGCCCCTCACCGTGCTCGAAGAGCGGACCGTCGGTGCCGATCTGGGTGCCGATTCCATTGAGGCGGGCAAGCGCGCCTGCTTGATCGCCATCGTCTTCATCGCCGTGGCGATGGTCGTGCTCTATGGCCTGTTCGGCATCTTCGCCAATCTCGCCATGGTGCTGAACGGCGTGCTGATGCTTGGTTTCCTCTCGGCCATCGGTGCGACGCTGACCTTCCCCGGCATCGCGGGCATGGTGCTGACACTGGGCATGGCGGTCGACGCCAACGTGCTGATCCTTGAGCGCGTGCGCGAAGAAATGCGCAACGGCCGCTCGCCGGTCAATGCCATGGAAGCGGGCTACCGCGAAGCGCAGGCGACCATCTTCGACGCCAACGTCACCCACGCCATTTCCACCATGTTCCTCTTTGCCTTCGGCTCCGGGCCCATCAAGGGCTTCGCCATCACGCTGCTCATCGGCATCGTCAGCTCGGTCTTCA
- a CDS encoding HvfC/BufC N-terminal domain-containing protein has translation MLPRDRQAAFAAAILDRSIAIPTGLRQPGRFAIYRNNVFAGLIATLTSRFPVTCRLLGTDCFEGCALRFIAAQPPTTPVIHDYGAGFADFVGTLSDLSQLAYLPDVVRLEWARHLALHAADAPVLMPQALVDVAPERVGDLVFEIHPAARLLHSAYPIHTIWQTNTFDIETAAIAADAPGQSVLVSRHDDEVVLLALAPAAAAFAAALFTGASLGAAAGEMSDMAPTLAALLQARAFTGYAFSLDTTQDAPCLSTD, from the coding sequence ATGTTGCCGCGTGACCGACAGGCCGCTTTCGCCGCAGCCATTCTGGACCGGTCGATCGCGATTCCGACCGGCCTGCGGCAGCCCGGACGCTTTGCCATTTATCGGAACAATGTATTTGCCGGTTTGATCGCAACCCTGACATCGCGTTTTCCCGTGACATGCCGCCTGCTCGGTACTGACTGTTTCGAGGGGTGTGCCCTGCGCTTCATTGCTGCACAGCCGCCAACCACACCCGTCATCCATGATTATGGCGCGGGCTTTGCCGATTTCGTGGGGACCTTGTCCGATCTGTCGCAGCTTGCCTATCTGCCCGACGTCGTGCGCCTGGAATGGGCGCGGCACCTAGCCTTGCACGCAGCGGACGCACCGGTCTTGATGCCACAAGCCCTCGTGGATGTTGCGCCGGAACGCGTGGGCGATCTCGTCTTCGAGATCCATCCGGCGGCGCGTTTGCTGCACTCGGCCTATCCCATCCACACGATCTGGCAGACCAATACGTTCGACATCGAAACGGCCGCTATTGCGGCTGATGCCCCGGGCCAATCCGTTCTTGTGTCACGGCACGATGACGAGGTCGTGCTGCTGGCTTTGGCGCCGGCCGCCGCTGCATTCGCGGCGGCACTTTTCACCGGCGCATCCCTGGGCGCTGCTGCCGGCGAAATGAGCGACATGGCGCCCACGCTCGCCGCACTGCTGCAGGCGCGGGCGTTTACCGGCTATGCGTTTTCCCTTGATACGACACAGGATGCACCATGCCTTTCAACCGACTGA